From the Cupriavidus necator N-1 genome, one window contains:
- a CDS encoding acyl-CoA dehydrogenase family protein, with product MDFSLSVEQQMVRDSARDYLAAHSDSEAVRRVTEVGPAHDEALWQAVAGELGWCGIALPEAVGGAGLGAPGLVLLQEQLGQRLACVPFWSAVCVAAPWLQASLGPRGSAQWLERLACGELRAAAVLPDDGGWQYDGAAIGAQASTDGFVLRGCAAQVADAVGADWLLVPARLEDGVPALFLLEPTALAQDARFMLAPLDTLDRTRPLAALRLDGLPVPASACLARADAAASGLAHAWWHGKLMLAAEQLGAAQQCLDLTVAYASERIQFGRAIASFQAVKHRCAQMMVLVEAARSAVYGAAQAWEMSDVADGTGIRLDIAAASVAADDALRFCAQEAIQLHGGVGFTWEYDPQLYFKRAQAASHWLGGAGAALAYLAANGPHAWRTA from the coding sequence ATGGACTTCTCCCTTAGCGTCGAACAGCAGATGGTCCGCGACAGCGCGCGCGACTACCTCGCCGCGCACAGCGATTCGGAGGCGGTGCGGCGCGTGACCGAGGTAGGCCCGGCGCACGACGAGGCCCTGTGGCAAGCGGTCGCGGGCGAACTCGGCTGGTGCGGCATCGCACTGCCCGAAGCCGTGGGCGGCGCCGGCCTGGGCGCGCCCGGGCTGGTGCTGCTGCAGGAACAACTGGGCCAGCGCCTGGCCTGCGTGCCGTTCTGGTCCGCCGTGTGCGTGGCCGCCCCCTGGCTGCAGGCCAGCCTGGGCCCGCGTGGCAGCGCGCAGTGGCTGGAACGGCTGGCCTGTGGCGAGCTTCGTGCCGCCGCGGTGCTGCCGGACGATGGCGGCTGGCAGTACGACGGCGCCGCGATTGGCGCGCAGGCAAGCACGGATGGCTTCGTGCTGCGTGGCTGCGCTGCCCAGGTGGCCGATGCCGTCGGCGCTGACTGGCTGCTGGTGCCGGCCCGACTCGAAGACGGCGTGCCTGCGCTGTTCCTGCTGGAACCGACAGCACTGGCACAGGATGCGCGATTCATGCTGGCGCCGCTCGATACGCTGGACCGCACGCGGCCGCTGGCCGCGCTGCGGCTGGACGGGCTGCCGGTGCCCGCCAGCGCCTGCCTGGCGCGCGCGGACGCGGCGGCCTCCGGCCTGGCCCATGCCTGGTGGCACGGCAAGCTGATGCTGGCGGCGGAGCAGCTTGGCGCGGCCCAGCAATGCCTGGACCTGACCGTGGCCTATGCCTCGGAACGGATCCAGTTCGGCCGCGCCATCGCTTCGTTCCAGGCGGTCAAGCACCGCTGCGCGCAGATGATGGTGCTGGTCGAGGCAGCGCGCTCGGCAGTGTATGGCGCGGCGCAGGCGTGGGAAATGAGCGATGTGGCCGATGGTACCGGCATCCGCCTCGACATCGCCGCCGCATCCGTGGCCGCCGACGATGCCCTGCGCTTCTGCGCGCAGGAGGCCATCCAGTTGCATGGCGGTGTCGGCTTCACTTGGGAGTACGACCCCCAGCTCTATTTCAAGCGCGCGCAGGCCGCCAGCCACTGGCTGGGCGGTGCCGGCGCGGCGCTGGCGTATCTCGCAGCAAATGGCCCGCACGCCTGGAGGACAGCATGA
- a CDS encoding acyl-CoA dehydrogenase family protein: MDFALTEEQEQFAEAIRRFLMTEMTPELTRELWATESGRSDALWRQLANQGLTAVMVPQEQGGLGLGEVEWAPLAQACGYFALPEPLLDTALVAAGLLRDALAAAPNASARERCATLLERIAAGDARVAVAHPQERLVADAHVADAILCAHEGAVHLLRPDQAVLTARTGLDPSRRLFELAWTPAADSGLISSGSGLWDSALNRGALGVAAQQLGLTQRMLDLAIDYSAQRKQFGKAIGAYQAVKHLLADVAIQLEFARPVLLRAAAALAYGLPDAGLHVSHARVAAARCAWSAARQAIQVHGAMGYTWELDLQIFTKRAWALAGSWGDRAFHKARIGAHILDGAHDIGAGATFA, from the coding sequence ATGGATTTCGCATTGACCGAAGAACAAGAACAGTTTGCCGAGGCGATCCGGCGCTTCCTGATGACCGAGATGACGCCCGAGCTGACGCGCGAGCTGTGGGCCACCGAGTCCGGCCGCTCCGACGCGCTGTGGCGCCAGCTTGCCAACCAGGGCCTGACCGCGGTGATGGTGCCGCAGGAGCAGGGCGGACTGGGGCTGGGGGAGGTCGAATGGGCGCCGCTGGCGCAGGCCTGCGGCTACTTTGCGCTGCCCGAGCCTTTGCTCGACACTGCGCTGGTGGCGGCGGGGCTGCTGCGTGACGCGCTCGCGGCGGCGCCGAACGCCTCGGCGCGCGAGCGCTGCGCCACGCTGCTGGAGCGCATCGCCGCCGGCGATGCCCGCGTGGCGGTGGCGCATCCGCAAGAGCGGCTGGTCGCTGACGCCCATGTGGCCGACGCCATCCTGTGCGCGCACGAAGGTGCCGTGCACCTGCTGCGGCCCGACCAGGCCGTGCTGACGGCGCGCACCGGGCTCGATCCTTCGCGCCGTCTGTTCGAGCTGGCCTGGACGCCGGCCGCGGATAGCGGGCTGATTTCGTCCGGCAGTGGCCTGTGGGACAGCGCGCTGAACCGCGGCGCGCTCGGCGTGGCCGCGCAGCAGCTGGGCCTGACCCAGCGCATGCTGGACCTGGCGATCGACTACAGCGCGCAACGCAAGCAGTTCGGCAAGGCCATCGGCGCCTACCAGGCGGTCAAGCACCTGCTGGCCGACGTGGCGATCCAGCTTGAATTCGCCCGGCCGGTGCTGCTGCGCGCCGCCGCGGCGCTGGCGTATGGCCTGCCCGATGCGGGCCTGCATGTCTCGCACGCCCGCGTGGCAGCCGCGCGCTGCGCCTGGAGCGCGGCGCGCCAGGCCATCCAGGTGCATGGCGCAATGGGCTACACCTGGGAGCTGGACCTGCAGATCTTCACCAAGCGGGCCTGGGCCCTGGCGGGAAGCTGGGGCGACCGTGCCTTCCACAAGGCGCGCATTGGCGCGCACATCCTTGACGGCGCGCATGACATCGGCGCTGGCGCCACCTTCGCCTGA
- a CDS encoding acetyl-CoA C-acetyltransferase gives MKDAYIVDALRTPTGRRKGGLSHMHGADLGGFVLAELVRRNGIPAEDYDDVVFGCVDTIGPLAGNIARSAWLAAGLPLTVPGVTVDRQCGSSQQAVHFAAQAVMSGTQDVVIAGGVQTMTQIPISSAMLAGQALGFADPFSGSKGWQARFGDAPVSQFHAAQRIADHWKLSREAMEVYALESHRRAAAAIEGGRFAREIVPCEGVKHDETPRPDTTLARMAALEPLMPGSSLTAAVSSQTADAAAALLIVSEDALKRYQLKPRARIAHMSVLGDDPLWMLTAPIPATKRALERSGLRLADIDVVEINEAFASVAMAWLAETGYAAERTNPNGGAIALGHPLGATGARLMTTLLHELERTGGRYGLQTMCEGGGLANVTIIERL, from the coding sequence ATGAAAGACGCCTATATCGTTGATGCCCTGCGCACGCCCACCGGGCGCCGCAAGGGCGGACTGTCGCACATGCACGGCGCCGACCTGGGCGGCTTCGTGCTGGCCGAGCTGGTGCGCCGCAACGGCATTCCCGCCGAGGACTATGACGACGTGGTGTTCGGCTGCGTCGACACCATCGGCCCGCTGGCCGGCAATATTGCCCGCAGCGCGTGGCTGGCTGCCGGCCTGCCGCTGACGGTGCCGGGCGTGACCGTGGACCGGCAGTGCGGCTCCTCGCAGCAGGCCGTGCACTTTGCCGCGCAGGCGGTGATGAGCGGCACGCAGGACGTGGTCATTGCCGGCGGCGTGCAGACCATGACCCAGATCCCGATCTCGTCGGCCATGCTGGCGGGGCAGGCGCTGGGTTTTGCCGACCCGTTCTCGGGCAGCAAGGGCTGGCAGGCACGCTTTGGCGATGCGCCGGTGTCGCAATTCCATGCTGCGCAGCGCATTGCCGATCACTGGAAGTTGTCGCGCGAGGCCATGGAAGTCTACGCGCTGGAAAGCCACCGGCGCGCCGCTGCGGCCATTGAAGGCGGCCGCTTTGCGCGCGAGATCGTGCCGTGCGAAGGCGTGAAGCATGACGAGACCCCGCGCCCTGATACCACGCTGGCCAGGATGGCTGCGCTGGAACCGCTGATGCCCGGCAGTTCGCTGACCGCGGCCGTGTCCAGCCAGACCGCCGATGCCGCCGCCGCGCTGCTGATCGTCTCGGAAGACGCGCTCAAGCGCTACCAGCTCAAACCGCGCGCGCGCATCGCGCATATGAGCGTGCTGGGAGATGACCCGCTGTGGATGCTGACCGCGCCGATCCCTGCGACCAAACGCGCACTGGAGCGCAGCGGCCTGCGCCTGGCCGATATCGACGTGGTCGAGATCAATGAAGCGTTCGCCTCGGTGGCGATGGCATGGCTGGCCGAGACCGGCTACGCGGCCGAGCGCACCAACCCCAACGGCGGCGCCATCGCACTGGGCCACCCGCTGGGCGCCACCGGCGCGCGCCTGATGACCACGCTGCTGCATGAGCTGGAACGAACCGGCGGGCGCTACGGCCTGCAGACCATGTGCGAAGGCGGTGGCCTGGCCAACGTCACCATCATCGAACGCTTGTAA
- a CDS encoding acyl-CoA dehydrogenase family protein, whose protein sequence is MTANHEAAFRAEVAQWMAANLAGEFACLKNRGGPGDEEAYPELRKAWERRLAEGGWTGLGWPRAHGGRELPVMQQVIFHEEYARAAGPGRMGHIGEGLIGPTLVAFGTEDQKARLLPGILNGTAFWCQGYSEPGAGSDLANVRTRAERDAASGDWLVSGQKVWTSLAHDSDWIFVLARCEPGSRGSKGLIFLMLPLDQPGIEIRPIRQMGGGAEFNEVFFDGARAAAADVLGAPGDGWRIAMALLGFERGISTLGQQMQFTHELEWVAQTARDNGSSRDALVRQRIARAWAGLRVMRANALRMLAGAAQAGQDGGTALQREALIYKYYWSNWHRDLGQLALDVLGPLANVLDAGDTRRTRLQQMALFSRADTIYAGTNEIQLNIIAERGLGMPREARGQP, encoded by the coding sequence ATGACAGCGAATCACGAGGCGGCATTTCGCGCCGAAGTCGCGCAGTGGATGGCCGCCAACCTGGCCGGCGAGTTCGCCTGCCTGAAGAACCGCGGCGGCCCCGGCGACGAAGAGGCCTATCCCGAACTGCGCAAGGCATGGGAGCGCCGGCTGGCCGAAGGCGGCTGGACCGGCCTGGGCTGGCCGCGCGCGCATGGCGGGCGCGAGCTGCCGGTCATGCAGCAGGTGATCTTTCATGAGGAATATGCGCGGGCGGCGGGGCCGGGGCGCATGGGCCATATCGGCGAGGGGCTGATCGGCCCGACCCTGGTCGCCTTCGGCACCGAGGACCAGAAGGCGCGCCTGCTGCCCGGCATCCTGAATGGCACCGCGTTCTGGTGCCAGGGGTATTCGGAGCCTGGGGCGGGCTCGGACCTGGCCAATGTGCGCACGCGGGCGGAGCGCGATGCGGCCAGTGGCGACTGGCTGGTGAGCGGCCAGAAGGTGTGGACCTCGCTCGCGCACGATTCGGACTGGATCTTCGTGCTGGCGCGCTGCGAGCCCGGCTCGCGCGGCAGCAAGGGCCTGATCTTCCTGATGCTGCCGCTGGACCAGCCCGGCATCGAGATCCGGCCGATCCGCCAGATGGGCGGTGGCGCCGAATTCAATGAGGTGTTCTTCGACGGCGCGCGTGCCGCCGCCGCCGATGTGCTGGGCGCGCCCGGCGATGGCTGGCGCATCGCCATGGCGCTGCTGGGCTTCGAGCGCGGCATCTCCACGCTGGGCCAGCAGATGCAGTTCACGCATGAACTGGAATGGGTGGCGCAGACCGCGCGCGACAACGGCAGCAGCCGCGACGCGCTGGTGCGCCAGCGCATTGCGCGCGCCTGGGCCGGCCTGCGCGTGATGCGCGCCAATGCGCTGCGCATGCTGGCAGGCGCGGCGCAGGCAGGCCAGGACGGTGGCACCGCGCTGCAGCGCGAGGCGCTGATCTACAAGTACTACTGGTCAAACTGGCACCGCGACCTGGGCCAGCTGGCGCTGGACGTGCTGGGCCCGCTGGCCAATGTGCTGGACGCCGGCGACACGCGCCGCACGCGGCTGCAGCAGATGGCGCTGTTCTCGCGCGCCGACACCATCTACGCCGGCACCAACGAAATCCAGCTCAACATCATCGCCGAACGCGGCCTCGGCATGCCGCGCGAAGCACGAGGACAGCCATGA
- a CDS encoding SDR family oxidoreductase — protein sequence MGICDARTVIITGAGGGLGRAYALAFAAEGANVVVNDIRLEAAEAVCAEIRAAGGSALASADDITQLAIAQRIVDAAVEAFGEVHVLVNNAGICRDRMFVSLTEADWDDVMRVHLRGHFCLANLLAKRWRDAAKAGRAVDARIINTSSGAGLQGSVGQSNYAAAKAGIAALTLVQAAELGRYGITANALAPAARTGMTEDVFADMMRAPAAGFDYYDPANVAPLVVWLGSAASAQVNGRMFEAAGGMVSVADGWRSGPKTDKGSRWQPAELGAAVAELLAQAQPPQPVYGS from the coding sequence ATGGGAATCTGCGACGCACGCACCGTCATCATCACCGGCGCCGGCGGCGGGCTGGGCCGTGCCTATGCGCTGGCCTTCGCCGCCGAGGGCGCCAATGTGGTCGTCAACGACATCCGGCTCGAGGCGGCCGAGGCCGTTTGCGCGGAGATCCGCGCGGCCGGCGGCAGCGCACTGGCCAGCGCTGACGACATCACGCAACTGGCCATCGCGCAGCGCATCGTCGATGCCGCGGTCGAGGCCTTCGGCGAGGTGCATGTGCTGGTCAACAACGCCGGCATCTGCCGCGACCGCATGTTTGTCAGCCTGACCGAAGCGGACTGGGACGACGTCATGCGCGTGCACCTGCGCGGCCACTTCTGCCTGGCCAACCTGCTCGCCAAACGGTGGCGCGATGCCGCCAAGGCCGGCCGCGCCGTCGATGCGCGCATCATCAACACCAGCTCCGGCGCAGGCCTGCAGGGTTCGGTCGGACAGTCGAACTACGCCGCCGCCAAGGCCGGCATTGCCGCGCTCACGCTGGTGCAGGCCGCCGAGCTGGGCCGCTATGGCATCACCGCCAATGCCCTGGCGCCGGCGGCGCGCACCGGCATGACCGAAGACGTGTTCGCCGACATGATGCGGGCGCCGGCCGCCGGCTTTGACTACTATGACCCGGCCAACGTCGCGCCGCTGGTGGTGTGGCTGGGCAGCGCCGCGTCCGCGCAGGTCAACGGGCGCATGTTCGAGGCGGCCGGTGGCATGGTCTCGGTGGCCGACGGCTGGCGCAGCGGACCCAAGACCGACAAGGGATCGCGCTGGCAGCCGGCCGAACTGGGCGCAGCCGTGGCGGAACTGCTGGCGCAGGCGCAGCCGCCCCAGCCGGTCTACGGCAGCTGA